The proteins below are encoded in one region of Oncorhynchus kisutch isolate 150728-3 linkage group LG14, Okis_V2, whole genome shotgun sequence:
- the LOC109883635 gene encoding vam6/Vps39-like protein, with protein sequence MHDAYEPVPILEKLPLQIDCLAAWEDWLLVGTKPGHLLLYRIKNNAGTNRFEVTLEKSNKNFSKKIQQLFVVSQYKILVSLLENNIHVHDLLTFQQITVVSKARGATLFACDLQQSPSGEAQLRMCVAVKKKLQLYYWKDREFHELQGDFSAPDIPKAMAWCQNSICVGFKRDYYLIRVSGAQNRKHCVHVLLQTPTHVIGLYPDLLPADYRKQLHYPNPLPSLSGAELEKAHLALIDYLTQKRSHLVKHLNDSEPSTPSPLMEGIPTIKSRKKLLQIIDTTLLKCYLHTNVALVSPLLRLDNNHCHIEESEYILKKAHKYSELIILYEKKGLHQKALQVLLDQSTKANSPLKGHERTVQYLQRLGMENLVIIFEFSPWVLKICPEDGLKIFTEDLTEVETLPRDKVLNFLKEGFKELTIPYLEHIVHVWEETEPEFHNVLIQLYLERVQGLMKQYLNSLPEGVPAVAAGKEEGDLGEFRNKLLCFLEVSTSYEPGRLISDFPFDGLLEERAVLLGRMGKHEQALFIYVHVLKDTHMAEEYCHRHYDKETDRSQDVYLSLLRMYLSPPDVHCLGPIKMELLEPQTNLMAALHVLELHHSKLNTTKAIDLLPANTQIREIRVFLESVLEEKAQRKRFDQVLKSLLQAEFLRVQEERIFHQQVKCIITEEKTCRVCKKKIGNSAFARYPNGVVVHYFCCKDRGVCPTEQ encoded by the exons ATGCATGACGCTTACGAACCGGTCCCTATCCTGGAGAAACTGCCTCTGCAGATTGACTGTCTTGCTGCTTGGG AGGACTGGCTTCTGGTAGGCACTAAACCAGGCCATCTCCTGCTCTACAGGATAAAAAATAATGCAG GTACCAACAGGTTTGAGGTGACTCTGGAGAAGTCCAACAAGAACTTCTCAAAGAAGATCCAGCAG CTGTTTGTTGTGTCACAGTACAAGATCCTCGTCAGTCTGTTAG AGAACAACATCCATGTCCATGACCTCTTGACCTTCCAGCAGATTACTGTGGTCTCCAAGGCCAGAGGGGCAACGCTCTTCGCCTGTGACCTGCAG CAGTCCCCCTCGGGAGAAGCCCAGCTGAGGATGTGTGTTGCTGTGAAGAAGAAGCTTCAGCTGTACTACTGGAAGGACAGGGAGTTCCATGAGCTACAG GGGGACTTTTCTGCTCCAGACATCCCGAAGGCCATGGCCTGGTGTCAGAACTCTATCTGTGTAGGCTTCAAGAGAGACTACTACCTCATCCGGGTcagtggggctcaaaacaggaaACACTGTGTTCATGTTTTACTGCAGAC TCCGACCCATGTGATTGGTCTGTATCCTGACCTGCTCCCCGCTGACTACCGTAAACAGCTGCACTACCCCAACCCCCTGCCCAGTCTGTCTGGAGCAGAACTGGAGAAGGCTCACCTGGCGCTCATAGACTACCTGACacag AAACGCAGCCACCTGGTGAAACACCTGAACGACTCCGAGCCGTCCACCCCGTCTCCCCTCATGGAGGGAATTCCAACCATCAAGAGCAGGAAGAAACTCCTGCAGATCATCGACACCACGCTGCTCAAATGCTACCTGCAT accaaCGTGGCCCTGGTGTCCCCTCTGTTGCGTCTGGATAATAACCACTGTCACATTGAGGAGAGTGAGTACATCCTGAAGAAGGCCCACAAGTACAGCGAGCTCATCATCCTCTATGAGAAGAAGGGCCTGCATCAGAAAG ccCTACAGGTGTTGTTGGATCAGTCCACCAAGGCTAACTCTCCTCTAAAGGGACATGAGAGGACGGTGCAGTACCTCCAGAGACTGG GGATGGAGAATCTGGTCATTATCTTTGAGTTCTCTCCCTGGGTTCTGAAGATCTGTCCTGAGGACGGACTCAAG ATATTCACTGAGGACCTGACGGAGGTAGAGACCCTGCCCAGAGACAAGGTCCTGAACTTCCTGAAGGAGGGCTTTAAGGAGCTGACTATCCCCTACCTGGAGCACATCGTACACGTCTGGGAGGAGACGGAGCCAGAGTTCCATAACGTCCTCATTCAGCTGTACCTGGAGAGGGTCCAGGGGCTCATGAAGCAGTACCTCAACTCCCTGCCCGAGG GGGTTCCTGCAGTGGCTGCTGGAAAGGAGGAGGGGGACCTGGGAGAGTTTAGGAACAAGCTTCTATGTTTCCTGGAGGTCTCTACCAGCTACGAGCCTGGACGTCTTATCAGTGACTTCCCCTTTGACG GTCTTCTGGAGGAGAGGGCCGTGCTGCTGGGTCGGATGGGGAAACACGAACAGGCCCTCTTCATCTACGTACACGTCCTGAAGGACACCCACATGGCAGAGGA GTACTGTCATAGGCATTATGACAAAGAGACGGACAGAAGCCAGGAT GTGTACCTGTCTCTACTGCGCATGTACCTGTCCCCTCCTGACGTCCACTGTCTTGGGCCAATCAAAATGGAGCTGTTGGAGCCACAGACCAATCTAATGGCAGCTCTACATGTCCTGGAGCTGCACCACAGCAAGCTGAATACAACTAAG GCCATCGACCTGCTGCCAGCCAACACTCAGATCAGAGAGATCCGTGTGTTCCTGGAGAGTGTTCTGGAGGAGAAGGCTCAGAGGAAACGCTTTGACCAGGTGCTCAAGAGTCTGCTGCAGGCCGAGTTCCTacgg